In a single window of the Desulfovibrio sp. ZJ209 genome:
- a CDS encoding protein jag, which translates to MDGFKEFQGKDLDSAIAEACAYFDSPRERLEIEIVQDAKTGIFGIVGARKAKVRARRVQLREAVESVLGPRGGQRAAASEEEGRAPRGQPKKSRAERRPHKAERDDAPETSAVEKETPAPEAEPAPREPEPKAKATETAPAPEEPESASPARPAGRPQQGRPGASLPAPRAAAPGEAVEESPAPAPASHPSHATHPSPEAHAPGAPAPDLDADDAPEGLPRTPLEELDAERLQSLTEETVKELVRPITGGRVPVTVRVEDGRVRANVDWSGEAGLLIGREGQTLAALQYLASRMVSHGMNAAVRVQLDIGDYRLRQDEKLRAVALSLAEKARATGRPYSTRPLSSYHRRIIHLALQDADDLQTRSSGDGPLKRVVISRRRPEGA; encoded by the coding sequence ATGGACGGATTCAAGGAGTTCCAGGGCAAGGACCTCGACAGCGCCATAGCGGAAGCCTGCGCCTATTTCGACTCGCCGCGGGAGCGGCTCGAGATCGAGATCGTGCAGGACGCCAAGACCGGCATCTTCGGCATCGTGGGCGCGCGCAAGGCCAAGGTGCGCGCCCGCCGCGTGCAGTTGCGCGAGGCCGTGGAAAGCGTGCTCGGCCCCCGGGGCGGCCAGCGTGCTGCCGCCAGCGAGGAGGAGGGCCGCGCCCCCCGCGGGCAGCCCAAAAAGTCTCGCGCCGAGCGCCGGCCTCACAAGGCCGAAAGGGATGATGCGCCCGAAACGAGCGCCGTGGAAAAGGAAACGCCGGCCCCGGAAGCCGAACCCGCGCCGAGGGAGCCTGAGCCCAAGGCCAAGGCCACCGAGACCGCCCCAGCGCCGGAAGAGCCGGAAAGCGCAAGCCCCGCGCGCCCCGCAGGGCGCCCCCAGCAGGGGCGCCCCGGAGCTTCCCTGCCGGCGCCCCGCGCCGCGGCACCAGGGGAAGCGGTGGAGGAGAGCCCGGCCCCCGCGCCGGCGAGCCACCCTTCGCATGCCACCCACCCTTCCCCCGAGGCGCACGCACCGGGCGCGCCCGCGCCTGACCTCGACGCCGACGACGCGCCCGAGGGCCTGCCGCGCACCCCGCTGGAAGAGCTGGACGCGGAACGCCTCCAGAGCCTCACCGAAGAGACGGTCAAGGAGCTCGTGCGGCCCATCACCGGTGGCCGCGTGCCCGTGACCGTGCGCGTGGAGGACGGCCGCGTGCGCGCCAATGTGGACTGGAGCGGCGAGGCCGGCCTGCTCATCGGCCGCGAGGGGCAGACGCTCGCGGCCTTGCAGTACCTGGCCTCGCGCATGGTCTCGCACGGCATGAACGCGGCCGTGCGCGTGCAGCTCGACATCGGCGATTACCGCCTGCGCCAGGACGAGAAATTGCGCGCCGTGGCCCTGAGCCTGGCCGAAAAGGCCCGCGCCACCGGGCGCCCCTATTCCACGCGGCCGCTTTCCTCCTACCATCGGCGCATCATCCATCTCGCCCTCCAGGATGCGGACGACCTCCAGACCCGGAGCTCCGGGGATGGCCCCCTGAAGCGGGTGGTCATTTCGCGGCGCCGGCCCGAGGGCGCCTAG